The Lolium rigidum isolate FL_2022 chromosome 1, APGP_CSIRO_Lrig_0.1, whole genome shotgun sequence region AATACTGCCAAACTGGTACTGGGCTTTGGTCTCTTTTTTTTATAGCTTTTCCATCTTAAAACGAATTAATTCCACGCTGCTCAAAATGCCGTGGTACGCGCGCTAATCAATCTCCCGCGGTACCACGCACACAGTTTCCACAAAGGCCCTGCACAATGGCTCCATCGCAGCCGTCCATTCGTCTCTATGGTCCATGCACCAGGTCCACGGAGACAGCTCCATGTCCGTCGCCCTTGTTCCGCGAAGCGCGACCTGGCCGcctctcccctccgccgctccgtCCATCTTTCTCGCCCACCGCACACGCGTCGAGCAAGCAGCAAAACCCTCGCGCTCTCCGATCACCTTCCcgccccgccggcgccggcggccccgCCGCGCCGCAAAGGATTTTGCCTGGGCCCCGTCCAATCCAACCATGATCCGAGACCAAGATTTCAGGTCATTCCCCACGATTTACCTGGTGCATGTTTTTTTATGGGTGATTTGCGCGAGCAGTTTGGATCGTGTCAATCTGGGACGGTAATGTGTTTATGCTGGAGCGATTTAGGGTTAAATTTCTGTCGCCCGGCTTGTTTGATGTCTGAATCCAACGTTATGGGGAATATTTTCCCTGCATTATTATGGTCGCATTTGGCCAATCTAGGGCTTTGGTGGGTACCTCGTGTCGATATCTAGGGTTAACTTGATACAAATCCATTTCCACCGGCTGGTTCAAGGGACAGGGGCGATATTTAATCTGCACAATCTACAGTACCTGTCACGCCGTTTTGGTCTTAAATATCAGTCGGTATCTATTGTATCTACTTGTGCAATGCTGATGTCGGGTGTTGCCGGGAGGGGCAGGTGTGTTAAATAGGTCCATGGTTTATCTTTTATCTGAACATGACTTCTTGTTGGGAGTGATTCGATGCCCGGACATCGTTTGTTTATGTTAAGAGTTAAAGCTCAGTTGTGTTTTTACCCAAAGAAAGTTGCAGTACTGTAGGGCTAGAAATATGGGTTGAGTTATGTTATTTGAAGTCCAAAGTGTGTAAACTATCGTGCTCTCGTTTTGTCTCCGCATTTTTCTTCTCAAATGCCATGTTGGGTTTGCTTAGTGTTTATTGTTAATCTGAAGCTAATGTCAGGCATGTTTGGGGTATGCGCTGAAAAGTTTCTATAGTTTATCTCCCATGTTATGTTTGCATGGTGTAAAAATCGGAAGAAATCAAGAGTCTAGCTGTAGTGCTGTATTTGAATCAGTGATTCAGACTTTATAATTCTGCAGATCACTTGCTACAGGGTTTTCCTTTTCTGGTATTGGTCTGGACGAAGCCACGTGCTTGCGACAGACATGTGGTCTTGGAACGAACTCAGCTTGCGGCATATGACTCTCCGTCTTGCTGCATGGCTGCGGATTATTTGAAGAATGATCCCTTTGAGAGGGATGTTGAACAGGTAACTGCTTATCGGCTCGGTGGAATGAGTAAACATATGTGTAGGAACCAATTCTGGCCAATTTGAGTGAAGGAGTGGTTGTACAGCTACACCATCGAAGTTTAAGTCCAACTGGACTCAAATTTGGCTTCCTTTCTTCTTTAGAAAAATCCCACTCCCTCCTACGTATtctcaaattttgattttttttttttgaaaaaatcacaACTATGTACTGTCTGGAAGTATGAGAAAAAATGTACCAAAATATGCGTATTCTTTGTCTGTACTGAAGAGATAAAATTTGGTCAAACATAGCAACAACGTATGCGCAGATTTATCTTTTTGTACTGTTTACAAATGAGTATTTTTTGGCACAGTTTTTATGTTAGTGCTCATACTTCTATGTAATACACATTCATGATAAACTCCAAATATATTTGACAAATGTATTCTTTTTGCAACATGGGTGTATGCACCCGAGTTGACTTGTGTATTTTCTGGTAATAACACTCAAACTTTATAACATGGCTTGCTCTATTATTCTCTGAATTCTATGGCATGGAAAACATAAAACAGAAGCAGGTGGTTTAGCACCTGTTGCAAATTGCAAATTTATCGACTTAGCAACATTTTCGTGGTGGGAAGCTAGGAACAtcaatcattttttttttttttgaaatgggataccccagcctctgcatcaaaatgatgcatatggCCGCTTTACGGAACATCAATCATTTAGTCTCGTTTTTGAGACTTGAGAGTATCGAGGGTATGAATCTTCTAATGATATAACTCAACATTTCTAGGCGGTGCTTTATTCTCAGTAATGGAACTTTTATTTTGCTCTATAGTGTACAATGTAATGTTCCTTTTCATGTTCTATCACTTAAAAAAGGTCCTTTTTGAATTCTTAGGCGATAACAGCCCTGAAGAAAGGGACACACTTATTGAAATATGGGAGGCGAGGAAAACCAAAATTCTGCCCATTCAGACTTTCCAATGTAAGTAGCATAGCATTCTTCTGGGAAGAAGCCTTTTTTTTGTATTGTTACCCAATCAAGTAGATGAATACTGTTTGGTTGTTTCTCTATCATTTACTTGTAGTTCTAACCATAGTGCCTAGCATTTTTCCTGTGCCTAAAGCTTTTACATTGGGTATGAAAGTTCTAGTTGATCCAACTATCAATACTCAGATAGATAATGTGGATCGAGAAGACATCACTGGTATATATAATTTGCAAGTGGCACGTACATTCTGGGTCTTAGGATGTTATAAAAAGAATCTAACACTATTTCCTAGTGTTTTAAGGTCAAACAATCTTTTATGGATAATTATTATCCCTGGCTGTTTTATGACATATAATTGTTGTTACTGTTCCCAGGATGAGACTATGCTCATATGGTACTCTGGGAGAATGGAGAAGCAGCTAAACCTTATTCAAGTATCAAGAATAATACCAGGACAACGCACGGTATGTCTGTTCTTGGATAATTTTCTGTTTTATGATTCTGCAGTTCACCTCGTCTGTCGTAGAAGAGTTTTCTGTTGTAAACATGATCCACATGAACTTGGCTCAATGTTagtgttttttttcctttcaagAACACACAAAAGCTACTCGTATCTTTTCATTAACATGGACACCGCCAAGACCAAAATAAAGGGAATGTTGCTGAAGGGTTGGGACAAACTCCCTAGTCATAGTTTATCTGTTACACTAAACTAGGAAAAATACGAGGACGACCAAAGTTGGTCAAAGCCTTTGAACGAAGTGCTACTGAGTCCATTTCTCTCTAAGGGACTAGGCAAAGCGGCTGTTTGTGCTACAATTTTTTGTGAAATCATTCCCTTTTTTTACACTGCTGCGGAACCACAAAATTACAATGGCGTGGACCACCCTTCTACCGATCTTCAGTAACCTATTTTTATTTGGTAGCCACAAGGCCTCTGACCTGGAAGATTACAATCGTGGTAAATTTGATACACTGCTACTCCTCACCATTCTGAAAAAGACTTCCCTAGCGGCAGTTAGACCATGAAGATGCGGTCAGCTGTCTCCATTTGTTGAAGACAGTATGCATAGTTGCCATTATTAGGAGGTCTGTGCCCTTCTCGTTGTCGATTGTGCACCCAACTTTTCTAATGGCATCTACAAAgttcaattctttttttttttgaaattttcacggGGGGAGAGAGTCCCCCACCTGAATTTCATTTATAAAAAGCCCTGCTTAGGGTTCAGAATTACAAGCTGAGAAGTGATCTCGCCAAGCCATGATGTGCTCTTTGTGCATGGTGTTTTTAAACTGATGCAACCAGAGCGAGAGGACTGCAGTTACACGAGcaatagaggaggaggagggtgttACGATTACATCTCTGAAGATTAGTGCATTTCTAGCATCCTAGATGGCCCAGAGCATGGTGAGAAATATTGACGGCCATACTGAGTTAGGCAGCGGAATTGCAGCAGGCAGGCATCAGGTGTTAGGGTATTGGACGAGGAGGTGATCGAGGCGAGCTGTCTGCCAGATCGTGAGTGCTGCGGGGCACGCGAAGAATAGATGGTGGCGATCCTTTGGCGTGTTTGGACACCTTGGGCAGGACGGAGACTGGACGATCATCTTGCGGTGGAGGTTGGCTCTCGTGTTGAGGCGGTCGAGGTGGAAAATCCATCCGAAGATCTTGATCTTGCCAGGGAGGCGTGAGTCCCAGATGTGCATGGTTAAGGCATCGTGTTGACTGTCTTGCAGTGTGTCATATGCAACTCTGGTTGAGAACTTGGCTCCATTAAGCATGGTTCGTCGATCCTTGCCATCAGATAAGTGAATGTCCTGCAACATAGACATGAGAGAGGCCAGCTCTGCAGCCGCCACGGTAGTTAGTCTGTTCCTAAGGCCATGAGACAGACCTACTTCCAAGATTTCACGGACCAAGGCATTGGGTAAAAGGTGGTGGGAGTATATTGCTGGGTGGGTTTTGGCTAGGGGTTCAGGAAGAAGCCATCTGTCTAGTCAGAATAAGGTGTTTTTCCCACTGATGACCAAGCACTGGGTAATGGCTGATAGTGTTTCTAAATTTTTGTAGATTGTTTTACCTAGGGAAGAGCTTTGAGCCCCTTGGGAAAAAGGGTAGGAAGAGAGTTCAGAAATCCATCTCCTCCAAGGTGTATTTTCTTGTTGCAAAGTTTTGAAACTGGAGTTCAGTAACAGGCAAATATTTTGCACATGCAAGTTTTTAATGCCTAGACCAGCACACTTTTTGGGCATGCAAGCCCTGGACCACGCAACTAGGCGAGCATGAATCTTCCCCAGCCCAGAAAAAAGCCCTACTTTTCTTGTCAATTTTTTCTATTAGCATCAAAGGGATAAAGAGAGAGGCCATGAAGTGAGTTGGTAAACTATCTAGAACTACAGATAGCAGTGTTAACCTGCCCCCTTTTGATAGCAGTGAAGCACACCATCCGGCTAGGTACTTATCAATCCTGTCAATTAGAGGTTGGAATGCAGACTGTGGTAGTTTTGTTGGAGATAGTGGCAGCCCTAGGTAGGTTTGGGGAAAGGAGCTGATGGCAGTGTCTAGGGCATTGGCAATGAGCTGTGTTTGGGTTGAGTTGATATTCATAGTAATTAGTGTTGTTTTGGAGAAATTGATTTGCAACCCCGTGGCATTTGCAAAGTGTTGAAGGATTATCTTAAGCTTTTGTGCAGCTTGAGGAGAAGCCCTGGCTAGGATTaaggtatcatctgcatattgtatgGTGGCAGGTGGGATGTCGTCTCTGATTGGGTGCAGGATGTCATTTTGTGAGAAGGCCTGTGCTATAAGTTGCTGGAGAATGTCTGAGAAGATGATGAACAGGTATGGAGAAATTGGATCACCCTGCCTGAGTCCATTTTTGCATTGGATCTAGGGGCCAGGCACACCATTTAGTAGAATTGTTGTTCTCCCAGCAGGATTGTTTGTATCCAGATACAGAAGAGAGGTGGGAAACCCCTAGTTATGAGCAACTGAAGGGGAGTAGTCCATGAGACAGAATCAAAAGCTTTTCGGAAGTCCAGTTTAATTAGCATTGTCGGTACTTTCCTTTTATGGCAGCAGTTCAGCTGCTGCATAGTTAAAGTTCTCTGCTATTGATCTGCCTTTAACAAAGCCTGTTTGGTCTAGGTGAGTGAGTGAAGGGATGTGTGATTGAAGTCGATTAGTGAGCACTTTGGCTATAGCTTTGATTGGGTAGCTTTGTAGTGAAATCGGTCTGAAGGCGTCATCAGTAGTAGCAGTTTCATTAGGCTCTGTTTACTGCTGAGACATCGGGTGTTTGGTTATGAAATTGGTTGAAGAGATTGAAAATTCCTTGTTTGAAAAATTGCCAGTATTTTTTTTATAGAAGCTTGGGCCAAACCCATCTGGACTAGGGCTGGCAAAGGAGTTCATCTGGAAGAAGGCATCATTGATTTCATTTTCAGAGAAAGGTTGGATCAAGGATGAGAAGCCTGGGGTGTGTTGAAATTCCAAGTTGGTAGGAAAATTTGTCCTAGGAGCTGCCTATAGTAGGCAGTAAGTATATCCATTTTGTGTTCATGTGAGGTGAACTTTGTGCCATTTAAGTGTGTGCCATTTAAGTGTAGTGTATGGATTTTATTTTTTCTGTACCTGTGTGAGGCTAAGGCATGAAAAAACTTCGTGTTTTCATCACCCTCTATGGCATATTTGAATTTGCAGCGTTGGCGCCAAAAGGCAACTCTTTCTCGGATCAGACGCTGGAGTATTTTTATCATAAGCCGTCTTAGATTTATTTCGAGGAAGGATAAGTTCCTAATCTCCTCGAGGTGGTCTAGGAAGGCAATAACACACTTGGTGTTGGCTTCTCTGAATTTCTGGCTTGGAAGAGATCATCTCCAGCGTTTGAGTGACTGCCTGGTTCTTTTTAGCGCGAAAGAAAGGGTTGTGGCAGCGTTTGAATTTTCGTGGGCCGAGTTCCAGGCTTGTGCTATTATTGGGCCGCACGCTGGGTTTTGGGCCCAAGCCGTTTCAAATCGAAAAAGGCGGGACGCGGTATGTGTGTTGATATAGAGATGATTAGCAGTACTTGGTCCGAAATAAATCGTGTGAGTGATGATACGGCTGAGTTTGGGAATGTTTGGTTTCAGATGGTGCTGATGAACACACTGCGATGCGTTGAAGAGTAGGTTTCGATCGATTGCTAGACCAGGTGTAGAGGCGATCGGTGAGAGGTAATTCAATTAAGGCTAGGTTATTGATGGTGTCGTTGAAAGCGTCTGCCTCGTCTTGTCTGAAAGCATCGTTGTTTTTATCCAAAGGTGAGCGCATGAGGTTAAAATCTCCTAGGATGATCCATGGAGTGAGAGGAGGTGGCTGGATCGTTTGTAGCTCTAGTAGGAAATCATGTTTTAGCGAGTGTTCCGTAGACGCATAGACATTGGTGATAAGAAGAGTTTGGTTGTTTGTGTTTGATGTGATTAGTGTGGAAAGGGCAAAGTTGTGCTGCAAGGAGTAGTTGATTGTGAAGTGGTGTTGTGACAGAACATTTAGAATTCCTCCTGCAGCTCCAATGGACGGTTTGAAGGCGAAGTTGTTTAGGTGAGCCGGGAGGAATGATCTTGCTTTTTGTGTTGAAATTTGGGGGAGTTTTGTTTCCTGCACTAGAAGGACTGACGGTTTTATATTGTGGACTTCTGTTAAAACATCATCACATTTGTTCGTTGTCCAAGGCCACGAATGTTCCAAGTGCAGAAAATATAATTAAGGTTACTAGAACTAAGACTACTCATGATAAAGTACGTTTACACCGATTAGAGGAATGGTAGAAGCCTGTAGGTGTAAACAGATATAGAGAAGAGCTAGCTGACAGAAGATTAGCGAGTGAGGCACTGGCGTCCGCGGGGTGACAGCGGATGGCGCCGACAGGTTGGAGAGTGGCTTCATGGGACTGATGGAGGCACCGGCTGGTCGTCAAGGGCGAGGAGCTCGTCATCCGTGGCGCCTCATTCGCGCGCGACAGCACGGATGGTATGGACGTCAGTGGAGCGTCAACGAGCCCGGTGTCGGCGAGAGTGGCGGCGAGGGAGGGTGAGGCCGCTGACAGATCAAATGTGGATGCCTTCTTTTTGACGGCAACGTCGAGCATGCTTACGAATCTGGCCTCATGCTTGGCTGCGAGGCGCTGGCTCCGCCGCACCTCTGCCGCCGCCTCAGTGGCATGACGAGCACGTGTGCGACGTCGCTGCTCTTCCCTGTCATGGAACAGGTCCGGCGTGTGCACATAGTTTTCTGCGTGGTTAGTTGCAGGCAGGTTTAGGTGTTGGAGTTCAGCAGGAGGAGTAGTAGTCGTATTGACCAAAGTTATCAGAATCGTGATTCTGAATCGGATTGGAACCTCTATGTTAGGATCGTAAATCATAGAATCTTAACTTTCAGGATCGTAAAATCTTACATTCTATAATTGTTTTACTCAATTTGGATCGTAAAGTCGTAAAATCGTATAGTAGAATCACGATTCTGACAACTATGGACTATGGTATTGAGAGGAGAGGAGATGGCGGAGCACCTTGATCAGATGACTGGGCGGCGAAGGTGAAGGAGTGGTCATGTTGGCTGAGTGCTTGGATGGAGGAGATGAGTTTCTCCGCGTGGGCGATGAGCTCGTCAGCAGCTTGCTGCGCGGCGTCGCCTGCATCGAGAGCTAGGTGAATATGACCCCCAGACAGTACAAAGTACACCTCTTCCATAGAGGCAAGCTGGTAGTAACCTAACCTTTTAGGGGGAGGCTGGACGTGCGTGTCGGCGTCGGTGTTGTTCGGCTGGAGCGGCGTGTCAGGGCTGTCTGTTTGGGTGCCCCTGGACGCCATCGAGGGGACGGTCTGGGCCtggggagagggtggcggcggcggggcgtccGCAGAGACGTCGAGCTGCCAGGAGTTGTCGACGTCGAAATAGACGATGACAACGTCGTTGTTGGGCATGCGGAGCACAGTAGAGGGCGGAACTCGCTTGCCATGCTCGAGGAGGACGAACGCGCGGATGACGGTGAAGTCCTGGCCCGTGACACTGCACTGGTCGACCAGTAGAGCTTGCCGATGGAGCCGAAGGTGAAGTTGGCTCCGTCCGGATGCCATAGGCGCAGTGGGTACTTCCTTGCTCGCAGCTCAACGATGACGTCGTAGTTGGTGGTGGCGATGTCCTCGCTCGCTTCTGGAGGGACGATGGTGACGGTAGCACCCTCGTGGGAGTAGGGGACCAAAGCCATGGCTCTGTTGCAGTCAGCGTTGGATGGGAAGATGAGGAGGGCGGACCCAAAAGCTGACGGAGCAAGGACGAAGGGAGGGCATCTGGGGTTGGCCTCGAGGGCGTCGCGGATGTGGGTCATCTCTTGGCGAACCTGGCCGTCGACGAGCACGTAGGCGAGGTTGCTGACGTCGTGGATGAAGTGCTGCGGGACGAAGATCTCCGGAACGGGCCCGCCTAGCCTTGCAGCGTGGTTGGCCGGCGCCCGCCTGGCGACCGGAGTCCCACGCAGAATGCCCCTCGCCGCGTTGAAGGCGGTGTCGGGCAGAGGGTCGTTGTTGGTGGCAGATCCTCTCTGAGAGGACGGCGTGGAGttgtcgtcgtcatcatcttctCCCTCGGAGTAGTAGTTGATCGGGTTCACACGCTGGCCTGGCTGGTTGTGGAGTTCAATTCTTGATTCTGCTACGTATGATAATCGACGGTGTGGAGAGAGAtaaggaggagagagaataaaACTGGCTCTTCGTTAAAGGTCAAGCTATCAGTCGATTGTATTGCCTCTGTATGTTGTCGTATTTAATACTACTTATTCATGTAGATTCAGTTTAAGACACCCTACTGTTTGAACTATTTACTGTTGACTCTTGAGGATGAGGAGGGAGCGAAGAGTAAATGACAGACTCTACTTTCTTGGATGCCCTAAAGCTGCTTCCCGCATGGAGGTCATGTGAGCAAACGGGAAAAAATCTGCATgttttcaagaaaaaaaaagccATGGCTTTTACCATGACTTAAAATCCCTTAATAATATGCCCTTTTCCTTTTCTCATATTTTGTTTTACTTGTCACGTCGAACTCTCTGGCTCATTTGTCAACTGAGTCCTTTGGAAAATTCGAAATACCTGGCAGATGAATAATAATCATGTTGTCTTTATTGTCTTCTTTGGCAGGCTATCTTCATGAGACATCCAAGACCGGATAAAGAGTATCAATCATTTTCTCTTATATATGGGCAGAGATCATTAGATCTGGTGTGTGAAATTTATATCTTATTTGTAGTCATGCTTCAGTTTGTCCTTTATTTCTTTACAGGCTGATCAAAGACAAGTAGAAAACACACTCTTATGACATCATTACGAATCTTCCTCTAGTTTAATAACCCTCAGTAGGCACTTTTCTGCAGATCTGCAAAGATAAGGATGAGGCAGAATCCTGGTTTGTTGCGTTAAAGGCACTTATTTCACGACGATACTGTAAGTGGACGATAGGAACAAAAAATGGTAAAGCTTCTTATAGGCCAACTAACCATACGCATGGAGATTCACCATTCGCATCTCCATGTTCTAGTACTGAAGTTGAAAATAAGGTTAGTAAGCTGTGAGTTTTCTATGTACATTCATAAGTTTCTATCTATCTGTTATTTCATACTAACTCGTTGTGTAGGCATCGGAAGGCATCCAACAATGCAGCACAGATTATGATGCTCGTCCATTTGCTAATTTTGGGAATATTTTTTCTGATCTGATATTATACACCGGGCAGGAGAAGACTAGAGTTAGTACAGGTTCAGTTAGTACTTCCAGCTCCACTATATCTGGAAGTGCAGATACATCAGATGAGGGAGTATCTGGAATTGATAATAATGCCAGAGTTAGCTATTCAAGTACAGTAAGTTCATGCAGCTATGGATCAGGTGATGATTTTGATTCAATGGGGGATGTTCTCCTTTGGGGAAAGGGAGTAGGTGATGGCAAGCTTGCTTATTCCTCACATTTACGTGGAAATCTGTATGGTTCTAGGATTGATGCATCTTTACCAAAGGCACTTGAGTCAGCGGTCTTGCTGGATATTCACAGTATAGCTTGTGGTAGTAAGCATTCAGTTCTGGTTACCAAACAAGGAGAAATGTACAGTTGGGGCGAAGAGTCAGGGGGCAGGCTCGGACATGGAGTTGATACCTATGTTACCCACCCTAAGCTTATTAGTACCTTGAGTGGAATTAATATTGAATCCGTTGCCTGCGGGGAATTTCATACATGTGCTGTTTCCTTTTGTGGGGATCTCTATACATGGGGTGATGGGATGCACAATTTCGGCCTTCTTGGTCATGGGAATGATACTGCTCACTGGATTCCGAAGAAGGTCTGTGGCCCTTTGGAAGGACTGCACGTCTCCTCAGTATCATGTGGGCCTTGGCATACGGCCGTGGTGACATCAGCAGGGCAATTGTTCACTTTTGGCGATGGAGTATTTGGTGCATTAGGTCATGGAGATCGCCAGAGCACAAATGTTGCAAGGGAAGTGGGCTCTCTAAGAGGCATGCGTACTGTACGTGCAGCTTGTGGTGCTTGGCATACAGTTGCAATTGTTGAGGTTGTAGATTCTCTAAATTTTGCTACATCTTGTAAACTATTCACATGGGGAGATGGGAATAAAGGTCAGCTTGGACATCCGGACAGGGAAGCAAGGCTCCTCCCAGCCTGCGTGGAATCACTTTTTAAGGTTATTTTCTGCCAGGTTGCCTGTGGATATGACTTCACCGTTGCTTTGTCAACTTCTAGGAAAGTGTACACAATGGGCAGTAATGCCTTTGGACAACTTGGAAATCCAACGAATGATGGGAAGCTCCACTCTATTGTAAAAGGGGGCATCTCCAGCCGTTCCGTTGAAGAGATAGCCTGTGGTTCTCATCATGTTGCTGCGCTGACTTCTAAAGCTGAAGTTTATACTTGGGGCAAGGGTGCAAATGGTCGTTTAGGACATGGCAACAATTTTGATCGGAATACTGCAACTCTTGTTGAAGCTTTGAAAGATAAGCAAGTCAAGAGCGTGGTATGTGGTACAGATTTTACTGCTGTTGTATGTTTACATAAGTGCACATCTGGTTTAGATCAGTCAATATGCTCTGGATGTCATTTACAATTTGGTTTTAGAAGAAAGCGACATAACTGTTATAATTGCGGATTATTATATTGCAAAGCATGCAGCACGAGGAAATCGATGAAAGCTTCTTTGGCTCCGAATTTGCACAAAACATATCGGGTATGTGATGAGTGCTATACCAAACTTAATAC contains the following coding sequences:
- the LOC124687296 gene encoding PH, RCC1 and FYVE domains-containing protein 1-like isoform X2; protein product: MAADYLKNDPFERDVEQDETMLIWYSGRMEKQLNLIQVSRIIPGQRTAIFMRHPRPDKEYQSFSLIYGQRSLDLICKDKDEAESWFVALKALISRRYCKWTIGTKNGKASYRPTNHTHGDSPFASPCSSTEVENKASEGIQQCSTDYDARPFANFGNIFSDLILYTGQEKTRVSTGSVSTSSSTISGSADTSDEGVSGIDNNARVSYSSTVSSCSYGSGDDFDSMGDVLLWGKGVGDGKLAYSSHLRGNLYGSRIDASLPKALESAVLLDIHSIACGSKHSVLVTKQGEMYSWGEESGGRLGHGVDTYVTHPKLISTLSGINIESVACGEFHTCAVSFCGDLYTWGDGMHNFGLLGHGNDTAHWIPKKVCGPLEGLHVSSVSCGPWHTAVVTSAGQLFTFGDGVFGALGHGDRQSTNVAREVGSLRGMRTVRAACGAWHTVAIVEVVDSLNFATSCKLFTWGDGNKGQLGHPDREARLLPACVESLFKVIFCQVACGYDFTVALSTSRKVYTMGSNAFGQLGNPTNDGKLHSIVKGGISSRSVEEIACGSHHVAALTSKAEVYTWGKGANGRLGHGNNFDRNTATLVEALKDKQVKSVVCGTDFTAVVCLHKCTSGLDQSICSGCHLQFGFRRKRHNCYNCGLLYCKACSTRKSMKASLAPNLHKTYRVCDECYTKLNTVGDVMSLQRSKLHDGNPHQLSSGATDRENSNKNLRVRLSRFLTMEPSKPEGKHSRSNSRFPLHHSGNLSLGSINFVGDSKEVISSCSPTSTTSPLSSGLSSPHFTNRLTTSGLVLPSPDSACTYMSNKNLTEEVARLQSQVNELRDKSKLLEAELDNTNNQLREARTIADVENLKCKAAKEVISSLTTQIKSITERAPEECAVNETWTGQVSKSLGSHLGENHGNDVSRSPDSSVQLAHQLPCKGNSIDMDWIEQVEPGVYITLFCSPAGHKYLRRVRFSKKHFSEQQAERWWAEHRPTLQQQYGILTGDSIIPSRTSQEKG
- the LOC124687296 gene encoding PH, RCC1 and FYVE domains-containing protein 1-like isoform X1; translated protein: MAADYLKNDPFERDVEQAITALKKGTHLLKYGRRGKPKFCPFRLSNDETMLIWYSGRMEKQLNLIQVSRIIPGQRTAIFMRHPRPDKEYQSFSLIYGQRSLDLICKDKDEAESWFVALKALISRRYCKWTIGTKNGKASYRPTNHTHGDSPFASPCSSTEVENKASEGIQQCSTDYDARPFANFGNIFSDLILYTGQEKTRVSTGSVSTSSSTISGSADTSDEGVSGIDNNARVSYSSTVSSCSYGSGDDFDSMGDVLLWGKGVGDGKLAYSSHLRGNLYGSRIDASLPKALESAVLLDIHSIACGSKHSVLVTKQGEMYSWGEESGGRLGHGVDTYVTHPKLISTLSGINIESVACGEFHTCAVSFCGDLYTWGDGMHNFGLLGHGNDTAHWIPKKVCGPLEGLHVSSVSCGPWHTAVVTSAGQLFTFGDGVFGALGHGDRQSTNVAREVGSLRGMRTVRAACGAWHTVAIVEVVDSLNFATSCKLFTWGDGNKGQLGHPDREARLLPACVESLFKVIFCQVACGYDFTVALSTSRKVYTMGSNAFGQLGNPTNDGKLHSIVKGGISSRSVEEIACGSHHVAALTSKAEVYTWGKGANGRLGHGNNFDRNTATLVEALKDKQVKSVVCGTDFTAVVCLHKCTSGLDQSICSGCHLQFGFRRKRHNCYNCGLLYCKACSTRKSMKASLAPNLHKTYRVCDECYTKLNTVGDVMSLQRSKLHDGNPHQLSSGATDRENSNKNLRVRLSRFLTMEPSKPEGKHSRSNSRFPLHHSGNLSLGSINFVGDSKEVISSCSPTSTTSPLSSGLSSPHFTNRLTTSGLVLPSPDSACTYMSNKNLTEEVARLQSQVNELRDKSKLLEAELDNTNNQLREARTIADVENLKCKAAKEVISSLTTQIKSITERAPEECAVNETWTGQVSKSLGSHLGENHGNDVSRSPDSSVQLAHQLPCKGNSIDMDWIEQVEPGVYITLFCSPAGHKYLRRVRFSKKHFSEQQAERWWAEHRPTLQQQYGILTGDSIIPSRTSQEKG